From Phalacrocorax carbo chromosome 6, bPhaCar2.1, whole genome shotgun sequence, a single genomic window includes:
- the TMED5 gene encoding transmembrane emp24 domain-containing protein 5, translated as MALRSRPWSRLLPLGCFALLLPPPGAAEFSPSLDSDFTFTLPAGRKECFYQPMRKEASLELEYQVLDGAGLDVDFHLLSPKGETLVFDERKSDGVHTVETEDGDYMFCFDNTFSTISEKVIFFELILDNMGEDGQDQEDWKKYVTGTDLLDMKLEDILESINSVKARLSKSVQIQTLLRAFEARDRNIQESNFDRVNFWSMVNLGVMVVVSAVQVYMLKSLFEDKRKSRT; from the exons ATGGCGCTGCGCTCACGGCCCTGGTCCCGGCTGCTGCCCCTCGGCTGCTTcgcgctgctgctgccgccgcccggcgccgccgAGTTCAGCCCCTCCCTGGACAGCGACTTCACCTTCACGCTTCCCGCCGGCCGCAAGGAGTGCTTCTACCAGCCCATGCGCAAGGAGGCCTCGCTGGAGCTCGAGTACCAG GTTCTAGATGGAGCAGGATTAGATGTTGATTTTCATCTGCTGTCTCCAAAAGGTGAAACTCTAGTTTTTGATGAAAGAAAATCAGATGGAGTTCACAC GGTGGAAACAGAAGATGGGGATTACATGTTCTGCTTTGACAACACATTCAGTACCATTTCTGAAAAGGTGATTTTCTTTGAACTGATCCTGGACAATATGGGAGAAGACGGACAGGATCAGGAAGACTGGAAGAAGTACGTTACAGGCACAGATCTCCTAGATATGAAATTGGAAGACATTCTG GAATCCATCAACAGTGTCAAAGCCAGATTAAGCAAAAGTGTCCAGATTCAGACCCTGCTGAGAGCGTTCGAGGCTCGTGACCGGAATATACAAGAGAGCAACTTTGACAGAGTGAATTTCTGGTCCATGGTCAACTTGGGAGTAATGGTGGTGGTATCAGCTGTTCAGGTTTACATGCTGAAAAGTCTTTTTGAAGATAAGAGGAAAAGTAGAACTTAA